A part of Micromonospora chersina genomic DNA contains:
- a CDS encoding response regulator transcription factor, which yields MTGPIRLLLADDQALVRGALAALLSLEPDLTVVAEVGRGDEVVPAALRTTPDVALLDVEMPGLDGVAAAAALRAALPGCRVLVVTTFGRPGYLRRAMEAGANGFVVKDTPARQLADAVRRVHAGLRVVDPTLAAETLATGPSPLTERETEVLRTARGGGTVAELAATLHLSEGTVRNHLSAAIGKTGARNRADAVRVAEENGWLLGD from the coding sequence ATGACCGGGCCGATCCGGCTGCTGCTCGCCGACGACCAGGCACTCGTCCGGGGCGCGCTCGCCGCGCTGCTGTCCCTGGAGCCGGACCTGACCGTCGTGGCCGAGGTGGGACGGGGCGACGAGGTGGTGCCGGCGGCGCTGCGGACCACGCCCGACGTGGCCCTGCTCGACGTGGAGATGCCCGGCCTGGACGGGGTCGCGGCGGCCGCGGCGCTGCGGGCCGCGCTGCCCGGCTGCCGGGTGCTCGTGGTGACCACCTTCGGCCGCCCAGGCTACCTGCGCCGGGCCATGGAGGCGGGCGCGAACGGCTTCGTGGTCAAGGACACCCCGGCGCGGCAGCTCGCCGACGCGGTCCGCCGGGTGCACGCGGGGCTGCGGGTGGTCGACCCGACGCTCGCCGCGGAGACGCTGGCCACCGGGCCGAGCCCGCTCACCGAACGGGAGACCGAGGTGTTGCGTACGGCCCGGGGTGGCGGCACTGTCGCGGAGCTGGCGGCGACGCTGCACCTCTCTGAGGGGACGGTACGCAACCACCTCTCCGCGGCGATCGGCAAGACCGGTGCCCGCAACCGGGCCGACGCGGTCCGGGTGGCGGAGGAGAACGGCTGGCTGCTCGGCGACTGA
- a CDS encoding L,D-transpeptidase produces the protein MLFDRLFSRWTFGWLLAAVGVPVLLAAALLVGRALTAGPAPAPVGAAPTAAVPPAPDEPSPSPEESVPAAAPAPDDLPVVTYDPAPGGFPADPDPADTRPLAEGLAPTRTVAAYDAPGGRPLAFLAPTISGVELTVPIVERRVGWTAVLLPSANRRIAWLPEGGWNTVALPDQIVVERRPHRLTWFRDGRAVRSWEVSLGMPGQSTPLGRTFVLGRTPPPQDVYGGVDIFALGAIPDDPHAVPTGLRGAHIGLHSWYTDDTLGRNVTNGCIRLTRSGQRQLLAELRPGTAVVVVDQLPAPPATA, from the coding sequence GTGCTGTTTGACCGATTGTTCTCGCGCTGGACGTTCGGCTGGCTGCTCGCCGCCGTCGGCGTACCGGTGCTGCTCGCGGCCGCGCTGCTGGTCGGCCGGGCCCTCACCGCCGGTCCGGCCCCGGCGCCGGTCGGCGCCGCACCCACCGCGGCGGTCCCGCCCGCGCCCGACGAGCCGAGCCCGTCCCCCGAGGAGTCCGTGCCGGCCGCCGCGCCCGCCCCGGACGACCTGCCGGTGGTCACCTACGACCCGGCGCCCGGCGGGTTCCCCGCCGACCCGGACCCGGCCGACACCCGGCCGCTGGCCGAGGGGCTCGCACCGACCCGGACCGTGGCCGCGTACGACGCGCCGGGCGGCCGGCCGCTGGCCTTCCTCGCCCCCACCATCAGCGGCGTCGAGCTGACCGTGCCGATCGTCGAGCGGCGGGTCGGCTGGACCGCGGTCCTGCTCCCCTCGGCCAACCGCCGGATCGCCTGGCTGCCGGAGGGCGGCTGGAACACCGTCGCGCTGCCCGACCAGATCGTTGTGGAACGCCGCCCGCACCGGCTCACCTGGTTCCGGGACGGCCGCGCCGTGCGCTCCTGGGAGGTCAGCCTCGGCATGCCCGGCCAGTCCACCCCGCTGGGCCGCACCTTCGTCCTCGGCCGCACCCCGCCACCGCAGGACGTCTACGGCGGGGTGGACATCTTCGCCCTCGGGGCGATCCCCGACGACCCGCACGCGGTGCCGACCGGGCTGCGCGGCGCCCACATCGGACTGCACAGCTGGTACACCGACGACACGCTCGGCAGGAACGTCACCAACGGCTGCATCCGGCTCACCCGCAGCGGCCAGCGGCAGCTCCTCGCCGAGCTGCGCCCCGGCACCGCCGTCGTGGTGGTGGACCAGCTTCCCGCCCCGCCGGCCACCGCCTGA
- a CDS encoding alpha-amylase → MHRRRCRSAALALGLAASLLVPTTVAAPPAAASTPGSKKVIVQLFEWNWTSVANECTTVLGPKGYGYVQVSPPQEHVKGNQWWVAYQPVSYRIESRKGTRAQFQSMVNTCHNAGVKVIVDAVVNHMSGQDNGGTGWAGSTYGHYDYPGTYGSQDFHYCGRNGNNDIVNYGDRYEVQNCELVNLADLKTESDYVRTRLATYLNDLLSLGVDGFRLDASKHMPAADIAAIKGKLSRSAYLVQEVIYGAGEPVQPTEYTGNGDVHEFRYGKDLARMFNSERLAYLRNFGESWGYLPGGSAVVFTDNHDTQRDGGVLTYRDRGEYALANAFMLAWPYGTPAVMSSYTFSNKDQGPPSDASNKTSNTTCYSGWECEHRWRVIANMVGFANATQGAGVANWYDNGWQHIAFSRAGKGYLTLNDEDFAITGRSFYTGLPAGRYCDVIHGDFSNGSCSGPVITVDSNGWFAATVNAHDAIAIHIGAKVS, encoded by the coding sequence ATGCATCGACGTCGATGCCGCTCGGCGGCCCTCGCCCTGGGCCTGGCCGCCAGCCTGCTCGTCCCGACCACCGTGGCGGCTCCCCCGGCCGCCGCCTCCACCCCCGGCAGCAAGAAGGTCATCGTCCAGCTCTTCGAGTGGAACTGGACCTCGGTGGCCAACGAGTGCACCACAGTGCTCGGCCCGAAGGGCTACGGCTACGTCCAGGTGAGCCCGCCGCAGGAGCACGTCAAGGGCAACCAGTGGTGGGTGGCCTACCAGCCGGTCAGCTACCGGATCGAGTCCCGCAAGGGCACCCGCGCCCAGTTCCAGTCGATGGTGAACACCTGCCACAACGCCGGCGTCAAGGTGATCGTCGACGCCGTGGTCAACCACATGTCCGGCCAGGACAACGGGGGCACCGGCTGGGCCGGCAGCACCTACGGCCACTACGACTACCCGGGCACCTACGGCTCGCAGGACTTCCACTACTGCGGCCGCAACGGCAACAACGACATCGTCAACTACGGCGACCGGTACGAGGTGCAGAACTGCGAGCTGGTCAACCTCGCCGACCTGAAGACCGAGTCGGACTACGTGCGCACCCGGCTCGCCACGTACCTCAACGACCTGCTCTCGCTCGGCGTCGACGGCTTCCGGCTGGACGCCAGCAAGCACATGCCGGCCGCCGACATCGCCGCGATCAAGGGCAAGCTGTCCCGCTCGGCGTACCTCGTGCAGGAGGTCATCTACGGCGCCGGCGAGCCGGTCCAGCCGACCGAGTACACCGGCAACGGCGACGTGCACGAGTTCCGGTACGGCAAGGACCTGGCCCGGATGTTCAACAGCGAGCGGCTGGCGTACCTGCGGAACTTCGGCGAGTCGTGGGGCTACCTGCCGGGCGGCTCGGCGGTGGTCTTCACCGACAACCACGACACCCAGCGCGACGGCGGTGTGCTGACCTACCGCGACCGCGGCGAGTACGCCCTCGCGAACGCCTTCATGCTCGCCTGGCCGTACGGCACCCCCGCGGTGATGTCGAGCTACACGTTCAGCAACAAGGACCAGGGCCCGCCCTCGGACGCCAGCAACAAGACCTCGAACACCACCTGCTACTCGGGCTGGGAGTGCGAGCACCGCTGGCGGGTGATCGCCAACATGGTCGGTTTCGCCAACGCCACCCAGGGCGCCGGCGTCGCCAACTGGTACGACAACGGCTGGCAGCACATCGCGTTCAGCCGGGCCGGCAAGGGCTACCTCACCCTCAACGACGAGGACTTCGCCATCACGGGCCGGTCCTTCTACACCGGACTGCCCGCCGGCCGCTACTGCGACGTGATCCACGGCGACTTCAGCAACGGCTCGTGCAGCGGTCCGGTGATCACCGTGGACTCGAACGGCTGGTTCGCCGCGACCGTCAACGCGCACGACGCGATCGCCATCCACATCGGCGCGAAGGTGTCCTGA
- a CDS encoding ferric reductase-like transmembrane domain-containing protein — MGRRRETIEEQMARAEQNEKATTVRTTSTSRGARTMSRPAMVALAASALAVAWAGLELAGAGAVMYSYGFFFTEFFAGVVALVSLSLTVMLGLLATDRLVLLIRHRVLLQSAHRATGVLGVAGLVFHVITKISTGRAGPTDAVVPFLGGRGLYVGLGTVAALLMVGVLWTGIVRVRFAGVGPRWMWRALHSMAYVSWPFALLHGLNAGRTAKTWVVLSYLACVLLVVVALLVRLSVHLGKRSREQHQAAALNKAMAGKGEERTGLLAGLTRRRAAAKEESRSGRGRDGGWAETTATWTAPAGTARRRDPERFAVPVVPEPGTLREPVRAAAARRRAEAPVSPARRAERERPARGEERVATARRRDDERTARRYRDEEEVRTRRSRDEEAASYSAPPESGGRHSAPPDTGARYSTPAEVARYSAPPRGTDEPEEPWDSPRRWESRPVSGEPVSSGPISGSPISSAPRSGSGRHSAEEDVPEEPDYWRPPARYAADDAFVDDTPTLVDLASRRALRASGESRSSRRKRANADAVDGAYWAGLRGEAR, encoded by the coding sequence GTGGGGCGCCGCCGCGAGACGATCGAGGAGCAGATGGCCCGGGCAGAGCAGAACGAGAAGGCGACGACCGTCCGGACCACCAGCACCAGCCGAGGTGCCCGGACCATGTCGAGGCCCGCGATGGTGGCGCTCGCCGCGTCCGCGCTCGCCGTCGCGTGGGCCGGTCTGGAACTGGCCGGCGCCGGCGCCGTCATGTACTCGTACGGATTCTTCTTCACCGAGTTCTTCGCCGGGGTGGTCGCCCTGGTCTCGCTCAGCCTCACCGTGATGCTGGGGCTGCTCGCCACCGACCGGCTGGTGCTGCTCATCCGGCACCGGGTGCTCCTCCAGTCGGCGCACCGGGCCACCGGCGTTCTCGGCGTGGCCGGTCTGGTCTTCCACGTGATCACCAAGATCTCGACCGGCCGCGCCGGCCCGACCGACGCGGTGGTGCCGTTCCTCGGCGGCCGGGGCCTCTACGTCGGGCTGGGCACCGTGGCCGCCCTGCTGATGGTCGGCGTGCTCTGGACCGGCATCGTCCGGGTCCGGTTCGCCGGCGTCGGTCCGCGGTGGATGTGGCGGGCGCTGCACTCCATGGCGTACGTCTCCTGGCCGTTCGCGCTGCTGCACGGCCTCAACGCCGGCCGGACGGCGAAGACCTGGGTGGTGCTGAGCTACCTGGCCTGCGTGCTGCTGGTGGTGGTCGCGCTGCTGGTCCGGCTCTCCGTCCACCTCGGCAAGCGCAGCCGGGAGCAGCACCAGGCCGCCGCCCTGAACAAGGCGATGGCCGGCAAGGGGGAGGAGCGCACCGGCCTGCTCGCCGGGCTGACCCGCCGCAGGGCCGCCGCCAAGGAGGAGAGCCGCTCCGGCCGGGGCCGCGACGGCGGCTGGGCCGAGACCACCGCCACCTGGACCGCGCCGGCCGGCACCGCGCGGCGCCGCGACCCCGAGCGGTTCGCCGTACCCGTGGTCCCGGAACCCGGAACGCTGCGCGAGCCGGTCCGCGCGGCGGCTGCCCGGCGGCGTGCCGAGGCGCCGGTCTCCCCGGCCCGCCGCGCCGAACGCGAGCGTCCCGCCCGGGGCGAGGAACGCGTGGCCACGGCCCGGCGCCGCGACGACGAGCGGACCGCCCGCCGCTACCGGGACGAGGAGGAAGTCCGCACCCGGCGGTCCCGCGACGAGGAGGCCGCCAGCTACTCGGCCCCGCCGGAGAGCGGCGGACGGCACTCGGCCCCGCCGGACACCGGCGCCCGCTACTCCACCCCGGCGGAGGTCGCCCGCTACTCGGCCCCGCCGCGCGGGACCGACGAGCCGGAGGAGCCGTGGGACAGCCCGCGCCGCTGGGAGAGCCGGCCGGTCTCCGGCGAGCCCGTCTCGTCCGGACCGATCTCGGGCAGCCCGATCTCGTCGGCACCGCGCAGCGGCAGCGGCCGGCACAGCGCCGAGGAGGACGTGCCGGAGGAGCCGGACTACTGGCGCCCGCCGGCCCGGTACGCGGCCGACGACGCCTTCGTCGACGACACACCGACCCTTGTCGACCTCGCCTCCCGGCGGGCCCTGCGGGCCTCCGGCGAGAGCCGGTCGAGCCGGCGCAAGCGGGCCAACGCGGACGCGGTGGACGGCGCGTACTGGGCCGGGCTGCGGGGTGAGGCCAGGTGA
- a CDS encoding NADH-quinone oxidoreductase subunit NuoF family protein, with protein MRRTTVPPVACVGEPRLTAGFAEFGRLDLLAHEEVHGPIGPVEPAALLRLAEAIDLKGKGGAGFPFARKLRAVLESCERQDLSAVVVVNATEGEPASWKDKVLLTRAPHLVLDGAALAAYALDADEIVIGVSDDDVGRPSLTEALQERRMPVPTTIVTVPHRFISGEGGALVNGINGLPHIPPGTKKRSSDSGVNGLPTLLSNAETYAQLAVAARIGPYEYAALGTDDEPGTVLLTVTGAAERPAVVECAAGTPLREILELCEVPDGPGILMGGYHGKWITPEAAARAEVSRTGLAAVGGTLGAGIIVPLSRDTCPLGEAAQVVRYLAGESAGQCGPCKMGLPDLARAVDLAVSGSAPIEVVRAAAGDVKGRGACSHPDGTARFALSAMEVFAEDLRLHATGEGCGKRVKGLMGLPGAPDGNPQKLTLDWSRCDGHGLCAHVVPDFIRLDGNGYPAFPATPVPTWLRQGALKAVKVCPELALRLVKAE; from the coding sequence GTGAGGCGGACGACCGTGCCGCCGGTGGCCTGCGTCGGCGAGCCCCGGCTCACCGCCGGCTTCGCCGAGTTCGGGAGACTCGACCTGCTGGCACACGAGGAGGTGCACGGCCCGATCGGGCCGGTGGAGCCGGCCGCCCTGCTGCGGCTCGCCGAGGCGATCGACCTCAAGGGCAAGGGCGGGGCCGGCTTCCCGTTCGCCCGCAAGCTGCGCGCGGTGCTGGAGTCCTGCGAGCGGCAGGACCTGTCCGCCGTGGTGGTGGTCAACGCCACCGAGGGGGAGCCGGCGAGCTGGAAGGACAAGGTGCTGCTCACCCGGGCCCCGCACCTCGTGCTCGACGGCGCCGCCCTGGCCGCGTACGCGCTGGACGCCGACGAGATCGTGATCGGGGTGTCCGACGACGACGTGGGTCGGCCGTCGCTCACCGAGGCGTTGCAGGAGCGGCGGATGCCGGTGCCCACCACCATCGTCACGGTGCCGCACCGGTTCATCTCCGGCGAGGGCGGCGCCCTGGTCAACGGCATCAACGGGCTGCCGCACATCCCGCCGGGCACCAAGAAGCGGTCCAGCGACTCCGGGGTGAACGGCCTGCCCACCCTGCTCTCCAACGCCGAGACGTACGCCCAGCTCGCGGTCGCCGCCCGGATCGGCCCGTACGAGTACGCGGCGCTCGGCACCGACGACGAGCCGGGCACCGTGCTGCTCACCGTCACGGGCGCGGCCGAGCGGCCCGCCGTGGTGGAGTGCGCGGCGGGCACCCCGCTGCGCGAGATCCTGGAGCTCTGCGAGGTGCCCGACGGGCCGGGCATCCTCATGGGCGGCTACCACGGCAAGTGGATCACCCCGGAGGCGGCGGCCCGGGCCGAGGTGTCCCGCACGGGGCTCGCCGCGGTCGGCGGCACGCTCGGCGCCGGCATCATCGTCCCGCTGAGCCGGGACACCTGCCCGCTCGGCGAGGCCGCCCAGGTGGTCCGCTACCTGGCCGGCGAGTCCGCCGGCCAGTGCGGCCCCTGCAAGATGGGCCTGCCCGACCTGGCCCGTGCCGTCGACCTCGCGGTCTCGGGCAGCGCGCCCATCGAGGTGGTCCGCGCCGCGGCCGGCGACGTGAAGGGCCGGGGCGCGTGCAGCCACCCCGACGGCACCGCCCGGTTCGCGCTCTCCGCCATGGAGGTGTTCGCCGAGGACCTGCGGCTGCACGCCACCGGCGAGGGCTGCGGCAAGCGGGTCAAGGGCCTCATGGGGCTGCCCGGCGCGCCCGACGGCAACCCGCAGAAGCTCACCCTCGACTGGTCCCGCTGCGACGGGCACGGGCTCTGCGCCCACGTGGTGCCGGACTTCATCCGGCTCGACGGCAACGGTTACCCCGCCTTCCCCGCCACCCCGGTGCCGACCTGGCTGCGGCAGGGGGCGCTCAAGGCGGTAAAGGTCTGTCCCGAACTCGCGCTCCGGCTGGTCAAGGCCGAGTAG
- a CDS encoding TlpA family protein disulfide reductase, which produces MPPRTARRLVTAAVLAATLPGAASCAVGPERATPVGVVAAASPAAAPAGSPSPAAPVVPARVPETLSFTAKTLDGTAFSAAALAGKPVVLWFWAPWCATCASQAWTVAEIAPRYRDTVPIVGVAGLGEQKAMKEFVTEFDLAGTPQLDDRSGTLWRRFEVVEQSTFVIVDRNGRVVHQGFLDGESLTRQVDALARG; this is translated from the coding sequence ATGCCCCCACGTACCGCCCGCCGCCTGGTCACCGCCGCCGTGCTGGCCGCCACGCTGCCCGGCGCGGCGTCCTGCGCGGTCGGCCCCGAGCGGGCCACCCCGGTCGGCGTGGTGGCCGCCGCGTCGCCCGCCGCCGCACCGGCCGGTTCCCCGTCGCCGGCCGCTCCGGTGGTCCCGGCCCGCGTGCCGGAGACGCTGTCGTTCACCGCGAAGACCCTGGACGGTACGGCGTTCTCCGCCGCCGCCCTGGCCGGGAAGCCGGTGGTGCTGTGGTTCTGGGCGCCGTGGTGCGCCACCTGCGCCAGCCAGGCGTGGACGGTAGCCGAGATCGCCCCGAGGTACCGGGACACCGTGCCGATCGTCGGCGTCGCGGGGCTGGGCGAGCAGAAGGCCATGAAGGAGTTCGTCACCGAGTTCGACCTGGCGGGCACCCCGCAGCTCGACGACCGGTCCGGGACGCTGTGGCGCCGGTTCGAGGTGGTTGAGCAGAGCACCTTCGTCATCGTGGACCGGAACGGGCGGGTGGTCCACCAGGGCTTCCTCGACGGGGAGTCGCTCACCCGCCAGGTCGACGCGCTGGCCCGGGGATGA
- a CDS encoding cytochrome c biogenesis CcdA family protein, with protein MTGGLLLALTAGMLAAVNPCGFAMLPAYLSLLVAGPADGRGAVGRALTATAGLTIGYALVFGAFGLAVAPLADWLRPRLPWLTVTLGVLVALAGCWLLAGRRLPTARPLARAPRLTRTWPSMVLFGAAYALTSLTCAIAPFLAIVVTSLRAGSTLRGLALFGAYAMGMALVVGVAALGVALLRGRLVARLRGAGAWVPRLSGLILLVAGGYVAWYGWYEVRLALGRHDAFGDPVVRAATEVQQTLAHTVNWAGPALLAAALAGLLLAARRRPRDLALVAPAKAASRTPCGPEVQDRGAEPVSGSG; from the coding sequence ATGACCGGCGGGCTGCTGCTCGCGCTGACCGCGGGCATGCTGGCCGCGGTCAACCCGTGCGGCTTCGCCATGCTGCCCGCGTACCTGTCGCTGCTGGTCGCCGGCCCCGCCGACGGTCGCGGCGCGGTCGGGCGCGCGCTCACCGCCACGGCCGGGCTGACCATCGGGTACGCGCTGGTCTTCGGCGCCTTCGGCCTTGCCGTCGCGCCGCTGGCCGACTGGCTGCGCCCCCGGTTGCCCTGGCTGACCGTGACCCTCGGCGTGCTGGTGGCGCTTGCCGGCTGCTGGCTGCTCGCCGGCCGGCGGCTGCCCACCGCCCGCCCGCTCGCCCGGGCGCCCCGGCTCACCCGCACCTGGCCGTCCATGGTCCTGTTCGGGGCGGCGTACGCGCTGACCTCGCTGACCTGCGCCATCGCCCCGTTTCTGGCGATCGTGGTGACCAGCCTGCGGGCCGGCTCGACGCTGCGCGGGCTGGCGCTCTTCGGCGCGTACGCGATGGGGATGGCCCTGGTGGTCGGGGTGGCGGCGCTCGGCGTGGCCCTGCTGCGCGGCCGCCTGGTGGCCCGGCTGCGCGGCGCCGGCGCGTGGGTGCCCCGGCTGAGCGGCCTGATACTGCTGGTCGCGGGCGGCTACGTCGCCTGGTACGGCTGGTACGAGGTACGCCTCGCCCTGGGCCGCCACGACGCCTTCGGCGACCCGGTCGTGCGGGCGGCGACCGAGGTGCAGCAGACCCTGGCCCACACGGTGAACTGGGCCGGCCCGGCCCTGCTGGCAGCCGCGCTGGCCGGGTTGCTCCTCGCGGCCCGCCGCCGCCCCCGCGATCTTGCACTCGTGGCCCCGGCAAAGGCCGCAAGTCGGACTCCTTGCGGGCCGGAAGTGCAAGATCGCGGGGCGGAGCCCGTCAGCGGATCGGGGTGA
- the serS gene encoding serine--tRNA ligase, with protein sequence MLDMELIRKDREAVATALAKRLDPAEVNRALDDIQRLDQERRALIMEIDAERQRRKAEARAYAEAKRSGTTPEPVAPEAERKQLAELESQLDEVQSRLRGTMSELPNLPADDVVAGGKEANRVLRTFGEPPAVEKVRDHVELSRALGLVDHERGVKLGGSGFWMYTGLGARLEWALVNWLIEQNIQAGYEFLLPPHLLLDSAGFAAGQFPKFYDDVYHLDKQSAPRGQFLLPTAETAILGAFQDEILETAKLPLKAFAYTPCYRREAAGSHSDERGTVRGHQFNKVEIFQFTLPEQAGAALEAMVGHVEGLVEKLGLHFQTSLLAAGDSSAAMKKTLDVEVWMPSTGKYKEVSSVSWGGDYQARRAAIRYREPGGKQTRFVHTLNGSALATSRLFPAILEQFQQPDGSVVVPEVLRDKLGTDRLTPIR encoded by the coding sequence ATGCTCGACATGGAGTTGATCCGGAAGGATCGCGAGGCGGTGGCGACCGCGCTGGCGAAGCGTCTGGATCCCGCCGAGGTCAACCGGGCGCTGGACGACATCCAGCGGCTCGACCAGGAACGCCGTGCCCTGATCATGGAGATCGACGCCGAGCGGCAGCGCCGCAAGGCCGAGGCGCGGGCGTACGCGGAGGCGAAGCGGTCCGGCACCACGCCGGAGCCGGTCGCGCCGGAGGCCGAGCGCAAGCAGCTCGCCGAGCTGGAGTCCCAGCTGGACGAGGTGCAGTCCCGGCTGCGCGGCACCATGAGCGAGCTGCCCAACCTCCCCGCCGACGACGTGGTCGCCGGTGGCAAGGAGGCCAACCGGGTGCTGCGCACCTTCGGCGAGCCGCCGGCCGTCGAGAAGGTCCGGGACCACGTGGAGCTGAGCAGGGCGCTCGGCCTGGTCGACCACGAGCGCGGGGTGAAGCTCGGCGGCTCCGGCTTCTGGATGTACACGGGCCTCGGCGCCCGGCTGGAGTGGGCGCTGGTCAACTGGCTGATCGAGCAGAACATCCAGGCCGGCTACGAGTTCCTGCTCCCGCCGCACCTGCTGCTCGACAGCGCCGGCTTCGCCGCCGGCCAGTTCCCGAAGTTCTACGACGACGTCTACCACCTGGACAAGCAGTCCGCCCCGCGCGGCCAGTTCCTGCTGCCCACCGCGGAGACGGCGATCCTCGGCGCGTTCCAGGACGAGATCCTGGAGACCGCCAAGCTGCCGCTGAAGGCCTTCGCCTACACCCCCTGCTACCGGCGCGAGGCGGCCGGCTCGCACTCGGACGAGCGCGGCACGGTGCGCGGCCACCAGTTCAACAAGGTGGAGATCTTCCAGTTCACCCTGCCGGAGCAGGCGGGCGCCGCGCTGGAGGCCATGGTCGGCCACGTGGAGGGCCTGGTCGAGAAGCTGGGCCTGCACTTCCAGACCAGCCTGCTCGCGGCGGGCGACTCCAGCGCCGCCATGAAGAAGACCCTCGACGTCGAGGTCTGGATGCCGAGCACCGGCAAGTACAAGGAGGTGTCGTCGGTCTCCTGGGGCGGCGACTACCAGGCCCGCCGGGCCGCCATCCGCTACCGGGAGCCGGGCGGCAAGCAGACCCGCTTCGTGCACACCCTCAACGGCTCGGCGCTGGCCACCAGCCGGCTCTTCCCGGCCATCCTGGAGCAGTTCCAGCAGCCCGACGGCTCGGTCGTGGTCCCCGAGGTGCTCCGCGACAAGCTGGGAACGGACCGCCTCACCCCGATCCGCTGA